The Flavobacterium sp. 20NA77.7 genome includes the window CAAATATACTAAAAAATGCTATGCATGCATATATAATAAGTATTATTTTTTAGGGTCAAATCTTCGGGTTTCAGGATTGAATTTATAACGATTTGACTGCGTTTTATTGGAAAGAATGACATCATTTTCTTTGGTTAAAGAAAAATCGAAGCCTTCTCGTCTTGTTTTTTCTTGGGTTTCTGAAGTGGTTTTGTTTTTGTCTAAAAATACGGTTTCTTTAATTTTACTTGTTTTTTGAATATTGCCTAGAATTTTAACTTTGGTAGATGAAAATTCCCAAATTTCATTAGAAGTTACAATAGTTTCTTCTTTCTTCAATTTGGTCTCAATTTTTATATTTTCAACATAGCTAAAATGATACAGTTTTACGCCACTTATAGTGAAACTCGTAATTTTTAGTTGGGTTGGAAATTGAGTTTTGTCTGAAGTAGTTAATTCTTTGAGTACTACTTTTTCTTTTTTATCATCAAACTGAATATAGGCTACTAATTTATTTTTTCCTCCTTCGGAACTAATTTCAGCGGTTATGTTTTCATAACTGGCAAGGGGAGGAAGAGGTGCTGCTTTTTTCTTTTGACTAAAAACCAGGCAACTAAGCAAACTAAAAACGAAAATCAGACACTTTTTTAACATAAAAAACAGATTAAATTTGGTTTTACCAATATACAATTTATTTTCAAATAAAAAAACCGAGCTAATTTCTTAACTCGGTTTTCTTACAAAAACTAAATTACTTATTTAAACTATTCTTTTTGAGACTGAACAGCTAAATTGTAAATTACTAATCCAAAACCAATTTTGTTTATGGCATCAGCAATGTTGTAGGCGATATCTACGCTACCTTTTCCTAATATACTTGTATACCAGCCATCAGTACCTAACATGTATCCTAATGGATAGATTGCCCAACCTACTAATACGAACCAGCATAAAATTTTGTGTGATTTTAATACATTTCCTCCAGCAGCAGTTGCAAGTTTAGATGCAGAGCCTAGCCAAATTTCATATACAATAATGAAGTAAGCAATACCTGAAATACCACCCCATAATGCAGCTGATTCAGAGAATACAGTTTCTCCTAAATAACCTGTTACAAGCATAATTACAGATAAAGCAATCATTTTCCATAATAAATCTGTTTTTGCTCCAGCTACTTTTAAAATTAAATAGAATTCAACACACATTAATGGCACTGTTAAAATCCAATCTACGTATCTAAAAAATGTTGGAGATTCACCTACTACAGCCCAATATTCTTTCATGTAAAAATAATGTACTGCAGCAATGAATGTAATTAAACCTGAAACGAGTACCGAGGTACGCCATTTTTTGTCAAATTGGTTTAACGAAAGAAAGAAAAATGCAGACGCAGCCATCATTGCCATGCATCCTACAAAAAATGTAAACCCGATGTAATCATCTGGTAGCATTTTTGAAATTAATACTAAATTTTTCATAGTTTTTTGGTTTTTAATTAAAAAAAATGTTAATTTGTTTAATCAAAATTAAAAAACATTAAACAATAAACCAAATAAATGTTTAATTTTTTTAAAAAAACAATAAACAAAAATGAAAAATTACGTCAAATTACCTATCGTATTGAGTTTCTTTGGGTTATGGATTTCTACTTTTTTTTCTGAGGAAAGCCAAGTGTACATAGGCTTTGGCCTTATTTTTACGTTTGGTATTTTACACGGTTCTAATGATTTATTGATAATCAATAAGTTAGATAAAAAAAATAGTAAAATAAATTATTTTAGACCTCTTTTTTTGTATGTTTTGTTCATTTCTATCATTTTAGCTCTCAATTTTCTTGTTCCAAAATCAATTTTTTTGCTATTTATTTTAGTGAGTGGTTTTCATTTTGGTGAGCAACATTTACAACATTTAAATTTGAACTCCACTAAAGTAATAAGATACTTATTTTATATGATTTATGGGTTAGTAGTAATTAGCATGCTTTTATTTCTAAAAAAGCAAATTGTACACCCCATAATTATAGATCTTATTCATGTTTTTTTCCAGTTGTCGTTGTTTTTATATTTATTTATATTTTCGGCTACTTGTTTTATATTGATGTCTATTTATTTCATAATAACTTCTAAACTAAAGGTTCAACTCC containing:
- a CDS encoding bacteriorhodopsin-like is translated as MKNLVLISKMLPDDYIGFTFFVGCMAMMAASAFFFLSLNQFDKKWRTSVLVSGLITFIAAVHYFYMKEYWAVVGESPTFFRYVDWILTVPLMCVEFYLILKVAGAKTDLLWKMIALSVIMLVTGYLGETVFSESAALWGGISGIAYFIIVYEIWLGSASKLATAAGGNVLKSHKILCWFVLVGWAIYPLGYMLGTDGWYTSILGKGSVDIAYNIADAINKIGFGLVIYNLAVQSQKE
- a CDS encoding Brp/Blh family beta-carotene 15,15'-dioxygenase, with translation MKNYVKLPIVLSFFGLWISTFFSEESQVYIGFGLIFTFGILHGSNDLLIINKLDKKNSKINYFRPLFLYVLFISIILALNFLVPKSIFLLFILVSGFHFGEQHLQHLNLNSTKVIRYLFYMIYGLVVISMLLFLKKQIVHPIIIDLIHVFFQLSLFLYLFIFSATCFILMSIYFIITSKLKVQLLFTELFYLVILAVIFNHSSLIWGFTIYFVIWHSVPSMIHQIQYLYGSFTMFNFIMYCKSALIYWLIALIGLFVFYYLFKDLKMFNTLFFSFLSVVTFPHVFVIINMFNSIKKPS